The Leptodactylus fuscus isolate aLepFus1 chromosome 1, aLepFus1.hap2, whole genome shotgun sequence nucleotide sequence TCCACAAGATCAGCTGCTTTGATCACCTATGGATGTCACCATTGTGAAAAATGCCTGGATGTTCAGAAAACTCCTTAACTAATGGAAATCTCTTCTGGGGAAGGTGTCCAGTACATTATACAATTGGCATAAAAGTAATTAACTGGAAAGCATCTTTATATATTGTTCTTATCTGGTGGATGGACAATATACAACGTTGAAAATAGGGAAATATTgcttgttggatttcaacatttaGGAACATGTATCATGTAGAGAAGGTAGCAGAAAAGTACTGAGCAAAGGATATAGGACATATCAGTCATAAGGTCCAGATATCAAACTATTAGCAATTCTGTGGTTCATGGTTAGTAGCGTGGATCTACTATGACGCTATTAAGTGTCAGAAGAACTAAATTGGGGAAACAATTAAATCGCCCCTACGGTAGGTATAGGATTGAGCAGTAATTGCCTTGGCTGCATCCCAGATTTAGTCTCCAACAGCAACCCCTGGAGGCTTGCAGATGGTGCTTGTAAAACAAGATATCAgaatatataaatggaggattgttttgtttttttggatgataaaaaaagaaaaaggaaaagaaatatAAAGTGGTAAAAAGTTCTTTTCAGGTGCATAACAATAAAAAACAGTAACAAAAAGCAATATTATAaacccagcctaaaacagctattGCTTATTTTAAGCAATATATTGTATTTAACCATTTATGAGGGACATAGTATAAAAAAGAGTGCTAACATACCGAGCTGATCTCAACAATGATCTAGAGGCTGTGCTAGATACTTTAGGTACAAACAGCAGCGGTTTCTATAACATTGGAGAATGTGAAAacattgtgagtgaggatgaatctAATACCTGTTAATATAAATTCTTTTTGAGCCTGTTGGATAGAAGAGTCCTGTTCAAAATAATGGGAAATAGCTTCCAGACCCCCCTCATGtgtgatgttactatataaggaGGTCACACCAAGAGTGGCCCAATAATAGTTGGAATACCATTTAATAGGGAGCAGTGTATTAATAAGCTCTGTAGAGTCTTTAATGTAAGATTGTAGTGTTACCACATACTTTTGAAGATGTATATCAATATAGTGAGACAGGTTTCTGGTAATGGAATTAATTCCAGATATAATAGGTGGATTTACAGGGTCTTTGTTGGGGTCATCTTCACTCACAATGTTTTCACATTCTCCAATGAAATCTTTTTGCAGATATAAGGTACAGCGATGGGGACGCGCTTCACACCCAGTTATGTTATGGGCAGACTGGAAGAAACTTTAATATGGGGTTCCTACCCATGGTCTAAGTACATCGTATTGTACAGACGATATATCGATGACCTAATATTTATATGGGGAGGAACACCAGAGTCCTTTTTAGAATTCAATCAGTACATCAACAATAATATATGGGGTCTGGTTCTGTCGGGGAAAATATGCCCTCACAATATTGAATATTTGGATTTCATTCTAATGGGAATAAATAATGAAATCCATACTAAAACTTACTTTAAAAGCGTTGATTGCAACAGCTTACTTAGTTTTGACAGCCTTCATTTCCATAAATGGAAGAAAAATGTGCCATATAGTCAATATAAAAGAATTAGAAAAAACTGTACAAATGACAGTGACTATAGGATACAAAGCAAAGTCATGACAAAAagatttagagaaaaaaatttcCTATGTCAATAGATGAAGCGGCTAAAAATAAAGTGGAGAAGCTTACACAAAGAGAATGTTTGAATCACAGGCCAAAGACAGAGTCTGTTtcatataaatataattttattacgACTTATAATGTTGTACACAAATCGATTAGAAAAATTTTGTGTAAACATTGGCACATCTTACAAAATAACAAATATCTAAAAGGATCTTTGTGTGTTTTAATTATCTGTGTTCAATAAAGTATTTTCTAGCATCTTTAAAGGTCAAGCGCAGTTTCTCTTGGGCTCTCTAGAGATCCCATTGGTCTGTTTATCATTTATGAGGGACGTCTCTGAAAAATAAGTTTATAACACTGCTGGGACACAAAGGTGGAAAGTGACAGTTAGCATCAAAGTACTTGGCTACTACTTTCTATTGTTGCCTCGCACACATCCAAGTTCTGGTGTTCAGTTATAGAAACTTTGCTTCTCAAGTGTCCAGTCCTTTACTTAGAAACACAAGGTaggtggaggatgtcagcttgtgtaacctccattttggattccaggaccatgtggtgccaggcctgcagccattttacacTCCTCATCATTTATagatctcacatcccccctcagtCTTAATGGGATGTGACTTCTcttcagtttcttatccaatagtcatgtgccagaactattttacaactttgccaccagtcatgttatgctaattatactagtccaacctgttcttttTCTACACATTGTATTAAAACTACCTCTTTCCCTCCATTAAAGCagaactcactatatacactcaccggccactttattaggtacacctgtccaactgctcgttaacacttaatttctaatcagccaatcacatggcggcaactcagtgcatttggcatgtagacatggtcaagacaatctcctgcagttcaaaccgagcatcagtatgggggaagaaaggtgatttgagtgcctttgaacgtggcatggttgttggtgccagaagggctggtctgagtatttcagaaactgctgatctactgggattttcatgcacaaccatctctagggtttacagagaatggtccgaaaaagaaaaaacatccagtgagcggcagttctgtgggcggaaatgcgttgttgatgccagaggtcagaggagaatggccagactggttcgagctgatagaaaggcaacagtaacccgttacaaccaaggtagccagaagagcatctctgaacgcacagtacatcgaactttgaggcagatgggctacagcagcagaagaccacaccgggtgccactcctttcagctaagaacaggaaactgaggctacaatttgcacaagctcatcgaaattggacaattgaagattggaaaaacgttgcctggtctgatgagtctcgatttctgctgtgaaattcggatggtagggtcagaatttggcgtcaacaacatgaaatcatggatccatcctgccttgtatcaacggttcaggctggtggtggtggtgtcatggtgtggggaatattttcttggcactctttgggccccttggtaccaattgagcatcgttgcaacgccaaagcctacctgagtattgttgctgaccatgtccatccctttatgaccacaatgtacccaacatctgatggctactttcagcaggataatgcaatgccatgtcataaagctggaatcatctcagactggtttcttgaacatgacaatgagttcactgtacttcaatggcctccacagtcaccagatctcaatccaatagagcatctttgggatgtggtggaacgggagattcgcatcatggatgtgcagccgacaaatctgcggcaactgtgtgatgccatcatgtcaatatggaccaaaatctctgaggaatgcttccagcaccttgttgaatctatgccacgaagaattgaggcagttctgaaggcaaaagggggtccaacccgttactagcatggtgtacctaataaagtggccggtgagtgtacatcatagctatgtgtgtatgtgtttctctAAGCTAGTTTACACATCAACTTTATTAATTCGGATTTCAATACGGTGATATTTAGAGCGGATTGTGCTCACAGTTTCTACACCATGCTGCACCAGAATCTGAAATCTATGTAAATAGATTAGTCTTACtcttaaaaaacaataaaaactgtCATTAAATAATAGCACTACAACGTGATCAGGTAATAGCACAATATAGggaataaataataccaccatagcattattggataacaccaccataccaTGGCCACATAACATTACTAAACTGTGAATATAAGATACCAGAATACCATTactgataataccaccataccttGACTTAAAAGCACCACTATACTGTCACTAGAAAAAACCACAGTACTGTGAGTCTATAACATCTCCAAACTGTAAAAGGATAACACCATCATACTATGAATTGGTAACACCCTTATATGTCTGTATAACACCCTCATATTGTAACTGGCTAATAACACCATCAAATCATGACTAAGTAGCATTATCATACTAGACTGAATATCAATATGATGGAAAACCATCAAAAAGTGAACTACATGCAGTGTCTCACGGTTGGCGTTTTCTGCCATTGAAGTCCTTTACTTTTACCATGGCAACTTCTTATGACTTCTACCGGCTATGACTCATCTCTTGCACCAAAGCCATATTTCCACcctgggaaatgcagtttttactGAAGGTCTATGGTGTTTGTTGAGATACAACAATGTCCTGAGGAGCCCTCTGTTGGGTGTATGATGGTGAAAAGTGTGGAGAATCTATGAGTGtctgtaagggtatgtttacataaagttttttgcaggctgaaaaaactgcttcaggaattagggcattttttctgacatttttttACTTGATAAAGCTTTTGTCATGCTTTATGTCATGTTTTTCTTCGTGggttttttcagtttttgtagctttttttttttttgctccagcacactgtatggacctgaaaACTCTTTAAAACTCTTGCAGTTTTTGCATAAAcctcatataaaaaaaatgcaccaagaaAGTGTCATgttttttctgcttcccattgattttaatgggtttttcaaagtggaatctgcctgaagggagtcatgttgctttttttccatCTAGCTAAGAAGGGTCATCCAGTTTCTACTATTGATAGACTATCCTTAAAATAGATTATCAATATTAGACAACGGACACACcctccagcatttttttttttacttttttttattttgaatttaGGAAGAACTGAGAACTTGGTGAAGATATTAATCTGACAGCAAATCTAAATATAGATTTAGCAGAAAACTCAGCAATGATGAGACATTGAAacattaagtatattacaaagttttttttatttatttatacagtgaTTTAGGTTTATTTACATAAAATtggaggatccctttaacactttGAACATCATTTTTTTGGTGTAAGACATTACTGCTCTATTGTTGAGATCCAGAGTGTCTAGCATCCATAGCCTCCtacctctcctcctgctttctcaaccTCAGTTGTGTTCATCATCTTCCTCCTAAGTCCCCCTCTATACTTACCCCAGTCATACAGGTCCATTACTTTGGGGTAACCCTTGATTCTAACTAATTCTTCAAGCCACACATCCAagacctcaacacctcctgctgcctccaactcaagaacatttaTGGAATCAGCTCCTTTCTTACCCTTGAAACTACAAAAAAgctaatctcctgcttagattactgtaaaaaATTTGTCCACAGTCTCTCATCAAAGTCTCTCTAACCCCCCTCCTGTCCACCATCACCTGTGCTACTCACTTAAGCACCTTCTTCCCCAATTTTTCATCAACCTCTctcctctgccagtcccttcatTGGCTAACTATTGCCAAGAGACTAGTGTGAAAAATGTTAATGCTTGCATACAAGACCATCAGCAACCCTcgatacatctctgacctaatcttttACTACCTTCCTACACAAAACCCGCAATCCTCTCAcaacctcctactctgctctgcccttatccactcttcacacaaccgcctccaagacttctctcaTGCATCTCCTATACTTTAGAACTCGCTACCACATAAATCTGTCCCCCACAACCACAAGCTTTAAGAAGACCTCTTCAAGAAGGCTTACAATCTCCAATAttgctactgtcaccacaccaccatctgaacaattCTACACTCACCTGTTGTCTCTATTCCCCTTTCCTCATAGATTGAAAGCCCTCGCAGACAGTGCCCTCTATTGTTCTAGTTGGTCACtttgttagtattgtacttgttttgtctATTGTATGTAAACTCTCAAATACCCAGtagcatagaattaatataataatgtacagcatcatgaaattatataataatgtacagcaccatggaattaatataataatgtacaacagcctggacttaatataataatgtgcagcagtatggaattaatataataatgtacaacagcatggaattaatataataatgtacaacaccatggaattatataatgtacaacagcatggaattatataataatgtacagcaccatggaattaatataataatgtacaacagtatggaattaatataataatgtacaacaccatggaattatataataatgcacagcaccatggaattaatataataatgtgcaacagcatggaattatttaataatgtacagcaccatggaattaatctaataatataCAACAGCAAAGAATTAATgatgctaaaaaaataaataatagtatGGTGCAATGTTCTTTTTCTAGTGTAGATGGAGGTTCCAGAGGATAAACCTCATAGCTATCGAAACATAATGAAGTACTGTAGTTATACATTATAACATTCTTAGATTGGAATATCCTTATAGTGCTGATAACCCTAAGGCatcttgcagatgaccatggtcGAGATCAGTGTATTATCcgtgtttttcccagatagcacacttacCCAGTCTTTTCTATGGGCTCGTACACATGACTGAACTACACGgttacaaaatatggaacagatcagattcctgtctgattttgtggccctgcttctgtggctcctattcatttaatgaaaggggctggTGCATGGACGACATATGGGTGACATCCACTTGTCTCCTGTAAGCTGCCTGTGTCTTTAATTCACGGCCAGCTATttggccacggtcgtctgcaagtggCGTAAATCTGGGCAATAAAGGAACATGCAGCAGATTTGCAATTACTCTTGAGGGATAGCTGGTTACAGAATGTAGTTGTCAGATGTACAGGGTAAATAATTATACATATACAACTATTAAGAATTAGTTATTCAGCCTGACAAATGTCATTCTCTTTAGAGATGTCTTCACCTCCTTATTTCTCAAAGAGTAAATGATAGGATTTAACATTGGTGTTACAAGAGTATAGAACACCGCAATTGATTCTTCTGTTACATAGTCCATAGAGTTGGGACTTAAATATATAAAGACAGGGGGTCCATAGTAGAAAAACACAGAAATCATGTGTGCTGCACATGTGGAGAATGTTTTTCGTCTTCCTTCAGAACTTTTTATCTTCAAGATTGTGCTTATTATATGTGCATATGATACTAAAATCATGAGAAAACAAATTAGAGCGACAGCTCCGATGTTAGTTATTATTATTGCTTTGTTTAGCGAAGTGTCTGCGCATACAAGTTTCAATATCGGTATTACATCACAAAAAAAGTAATCGATTTTATTTGGGCCACAAAACGGGAGACGGAAGGTTAATGTAGTGTGTATCATTGAGTGAAGACAGCCAGTGAACCAAATCCCAGCAACAAACTGTCTGCACAGCTTCAAGTTCATGAGGTTAGGGTAACGTAATGGCCGACAAATGGCCAAAAAACGATCATATGCCATGACAGTATAAAGAAAACACTCCGTGCTTCCGAAAAAGTGAAAGAAATACAACTGGCTAATACATTCTTGGAAAGAGATAATGGTTTCCTTTTGTAAAAAATGTGTTAACATTTTAGGCAAGGTGACCGTAGACAAGAAAATGTCTAAGAAAGAAAGATTGAGAAGAAAGAGGTACATAGGTGTGTGGAGGTGAGGATTTCCTTTTACAGCTGATATTAGGAGAATGTTCCCTAGAAGAGTACATATGTAAATAAAAGAAAACAACATGAAAAGAGGAATTTTCATTACTTCAGGGTGCGGAAGACCAATGAGGACAAATTCTGTCACTGAGGAATAATTCGGGTACCCCATGTCTTTTCAATCTAAAAATGAGAAGCTTATTGCTTATCAGATTCTGTAGATATTGTATATGCTATATCCTATTGGTTCTGCATGCATTGTCagaaatgtacagtatatcatgGGTAGGATGCCCTTATTCATCTACACCAAGGAGCTTCTAAATAACCAAAGTTCTCCATGTGATTTTATTTATGCTCcctaactccttcccgacatccgccactagtacggcggatgctggGAGTTTAACTATGGTATGGCTGTCACTTGGGAGCTGGGAGACCTCCATAGTTAtccggtgtctgctgttttatacagcagctcCATGTGCTAATGCCCGCAATTGTTGCCCACACCgatcgggggcattaacccctctggcacctcggtcaaagctgacagaggcgccattttaccgGCGGTACCTGGGTGCTGCAATTTTCCCTGTGATCGCAGCCACCTGGAGCAAGCTTCCCATTTGTATGGcagcttgtgaaggctccccggcctgtcattcagttatttctattgcaggctactctatgtagcctgcaatagaaatgccggattagcagatttggaaggggggagtcaaaaaatgaaaatgaaaaatgccttTTTAAACTGTTTAAAAGCCTCAGAGAAACCCGAGATATACTGTAAGTAATATTTAGTCTATATTTGACTGGAAAATCTCTTCAAACTAACACAGACCTGATAGGTACATTATACATTAGTAATTCTACAGGTCTTAGAACCATTGAAATTAAAAGTCTATACagaaatgtaatgtataaaaGAATCTGCTAAGTAAAGCAAATTTCTCATAAGCATGGATTTACATATTCAATAAAGGCTGAAAATTCTTTGCATGACAAACCTTGTTTCTGTCTAGTACTTACAATTTGAGGTTCGGTTGGGTATATGTTGTAAATGTCATGGCATAAACATTGATTTGTAGTGTAAGAGCCATATAGGAAATATGCTGGTTATAACATATTATATCCTCTATTGTATATTCTTTAAAGCAATGCATAAATAAATAttgaaattaaattaaaaaaatattcagcAACTTGaggttatatatatgtatatctatatatatatagtgcgtcACCTAACTTAACGGTGTGGGGACCTTGTTGCTTTATATTCTAAGTGCTTCCACTACTTGTCTCTGCTAGTCTATTTATATGTTTCGTCCCAAAGGAAAGATAATCCCTATGCTGTTATGTTCCCATATGACATTGATACATATTTACTCTATGCTGCTATTGTTATAATAATTtgttaaatatttatatatttcatgAATAGAGAATTATGACATATTCCATagacttcagtagttgatacctttttaatggctaactcataatgatgacaaattacgacGTTTCGGAATGCTTCGGCTCCTttatcaagtaaatttaaaacatttctgaaggatgcatatttatatacagaaaggGCACAgagggtgttagaattccaggaggaaggggggggggggttgttagtaattggtagagataatataaacacttacaggtccttatcagttcacacgtttctgtaaagtgacataaaactgtgtgacaAATTCAGTC carries:
- the LOC142205359 gene encoding olfactory receptor 10G2-like encodes the protein MGYPNYSSVTEFVLIGLPHPEVMKIPLFMLFSFIYICTLLGNILLISAVKGNPHLHTPMYLFLLNLSFLDIFLSTVTLPKMLTHFLQKETIISFQECISQLYFFHFFGSTECFLYTVMAYDRFLAICRPLRYPNLMNLKLCRQFVAGIWFTGCLHSMIHTTLTFRLPFCGPNKIDYFFCDVIPILKLVCADTSLNKAIIITNIGAVALICFLMILVSYAHIISTILKIKSSEGRRKTFSTCAAHMISVFFYYGPPVFIYLSPNSMDYVTEESIAVFYTLVTPMLNPIIYSLRNKEVKTSLKRMTFVRLNN